One region of Pseudomonas alvandae genomic DNA includes:
- a CDS encoding Maf family protein, with the protein MKPLYLASGSPRRRELLTQIGVPFTAIGADIDETPLDHETPSAYVERLARGKAEAGRRALSPDIDGCVLGADTAVVLDGRVLGKPQDQADAVSMLLGLSGRDHEVLTAIAVLDGQRCESRVVRSRVSFRSITEQEALAYWASGEPRDKAGSYGIQGLGAVFVARLEGSYSAVVGLPLCETAELLGHFGIPCWQNLSAR; encoded by the coding sequence ATGAAACCGCTTTACCTCGCCTCAGGCTCGCCGCGACGACGTGAATTGCTCACACAGATCGGCGTGCCCTTTACCGCCATCGGTGCGGATATCGACGAAACTCCCCTGGACCACGAAACCCCATCGGCCTATGTAGAGCGCCTGGCGCGTGGCAAGGCCGAGGCTGGACGACGTGCCCTGTCCCCCGACATCGATGGCTGCGTGCTGGGCGCCGATACCGCTGTCGTGCTGGACGGACGAGTTCTCGGCAAGCCCCAGGATCAGGCCGACGCCGTGTCGATGCTCCTGGGCCTGTCCGGTCGCGATCATGAAGTATTGACGGCTATTGCCGTGCTGGATGGACAGCGTTGCGAATCCCGTGTGGTTCGCAGTCGGGTGAGTTTTCGCTCGATCACCGAACAGGAAGCGCTGGCCTATTGGGCCAGCGGCGAACCCCGGGACAAGGCCGGAAGCTATGGTATCCAGGGGTTGGGTGCGGTGTTCGTCGCCAGGCTCGAAGGCAGTTATTCGGCGGTGGTCGGCCTGCCGTTGTGCGAAACCGCGGAACTGCTGGGCCATTTCGGCATACCCTGTTGGCAAAACTTGAGCGCGCGCTGA
- a CDS encoding carbon-nitrogen hydrolase family protein, translated as MPVAVIQMVSQSDVLANLARARVLLEQAAEGGARLAVLPENFAAMGRRDVAQIGRDEAFGQGPILPWLKQVARDLRLWIVAGTLPLPPVDQPEAKAHACSLLVDDQGQIVARYDKLHLFDVDVADNRGRYRESDDYAYGGNVVVADTPVGRVGLTVCYDLRFPELYSELRAAGAELITAPSAFTAVTGAAHWDVLIRARAIETQCYVLAAAQGGVHPGPRETFGHAAIVDPWGRVLAQQDQGEAVLLAERDSSEQASIRARMPVANHRRFFSQGARQRPVQDDEFKA; from the coding sequence ATGCCAGTCGCCGTGATTCAAATGGTCAGCCAAAGCGACGTGCTCGCCAACCTGGCTCGTGCCCGCGTGCTGCTGGAGCAGGCCGCGGAGGGTGGCGCAAGGCTGGCGGTGCTGCCTGAAAATTTCGCCGCCATGGGCCGGCGGGACGTGGCGCAGATCGGTCGCGACGAAGCCTTTGGTCAGGGGCCGATCCTGCCCTGGTTGAAACAGGTCGCCCGCGACCTCAGGTTATGGATTGTCGCCGGTACATTGCCGTTGCCGCCCGTGGACCAGCCCGAGGCCAAGGCCCATGCCTGTTCGTTGCTGGTGGACGACCAAGGCCAGATCGTGGCGCGCTATGACAAGTTGCACCTGTTCGACGTGGACGTGGCGGACAATCGCGGGCGTTATCGCGAATCCGATGACTATGCTTATGGCGGCAATGTGGTCGTTGCCGATACTCCCGTGGGCCGGGTGGGCCTGACGGTGTGTTATGACCTGCGTTTCCCTGAGCTCTATAGCGAGTTGCGGGCAGCCGGTGCCGAGTTGATCACCGCGCCTTCGGCGTTTACCGCGGTGACCGGCGCGGCCCATTGGGACGTGCTGATCCGCGCCCGGGCCATCGAAACCCAGTGTTATGTGCTGGCGGCGGCCCAGGGCGGCGTGCATCCAGGGCCAAGGGAGACTTTTGGTCACGCGGCGATTGTCGACCCGTGGGGCCGCGTGCTGGCACAACAGGATCAAGGCGAGGCCGTGCTGCTGGCCGAGCGCGACAGCAGCGAACAGGCGTCCATCCGGGCGCGCATGCCGGTGGCGAACCACCGGCGCTTTTTCTCGCAGGGCGCCCGACAGCGACCTGTCCAAGACGACGAATTCAAGGCGTAA
- the mreD gene encoding rod shape-determining protein MreD — MSSTRSGNGWMVWLTFAIGLLLSVSPLPQFMEILRPLWLALLLAFWALALPHKVGMVTAWCLGLAEDVLYGTLLGQNALILTLITFLVLSLQQRLRMFPMWQQSLVILVIFGLAQLVQLWLSALTGNRQPTLALVLPALVSALLWPWISFGLRGLRLRFKIN; from the coding sequence ATGAGCAGTACTCGATCCGGTAACGGCTGGATGGTCTGGCTGACCTTCGCCATCGGCCTGTTGCTCAGCGTTTCACCGCTGCCGCAGTTCATGGAAATCCTGCGCCCGCTGTGGCTGGCCTTGTTGCTGGCCTTCTGGGCCCTGGCCCTGCCGCACAAGGTCGGCATGGTCACGGCCTGGTGCCTGGGGCTGGCCGAAGACGTGCTTTATGGCACGTTGTTGGGCCAGAACGCATTGATCCTGACGCTGATTACCTTCCTGGTGCTGTCGTTGCAGCAGCGCCTGCGGATGTTCCCGATGTGGCAGCAGAGCCTGGTGATCCTGGTGATCTTTGGCCTGGCGCAGCTGGTGCAACTGTGGCTCAGTGCGCTGACCGGCAATCGCCAGCCGACCCTGGCCCTGGTCTTGCCGGCCCTGGTCAGCGCCTTGCTCTGGCCATGGATAAGCTTCGGTTTACGCGGCTTGCGCCTGCGTTTCAAAATCAACTGA
- the yjgA gene encoding ribosome biogenesis factor YjgA has protein sequence MVDSYDDSLYEGEKSKSQVKRELHALVDLGERLTTLKPDLLAKLPLTDALRRALADAPKHTANIARKRHLQFIGKLMRDQDTDAILVLLDQLDASTRQYNERFHNLERWRDRLIAGDDGTLEKFVIDYPEADRQQLRSLIRQAQHELAQNKPPASSRKIFKYIRELDETQRGLR, from the coding sequence ATGGTTGATTCTTACGACGACTCCCTCTACGAGGGTGAAAAAAGCAAATCCCAGGTCAAACGCGAGCTGCATGCTCTGGTTGACCTCGGCGAGCGACTGACAACACTCAAGCCTGACTTGCTGGCCAAGCTGCCCCTGACCGACGCCTTGCGCCGGGCTTTGGCCGATGCGCCCAAGCACACCGCGAATATCGCGCGTAAACGGCACCTGCAATTCATCGGCAAACTGATGCGCGATCAGGACACTGACGCCATCCTCGTTCTGCTCGACCAGCTCGATGCCTCCACCCGGCAGTACAACGAACGCTTCCACAACCTGGAACGCTGGCGCGATCGCTTGATCGCAGGCGACGACGGCACCTTGGAAAAATTCGTCATCGACTACCCGGAGGCCGATCGCCAGCAATTGCGCTCCCTGATTCGTCAGGCCCAGCACGAACTGGCGCAGAACAAGCCACCGGCCTCGAGCCGTAAAATCTTCAAGTACATCCGTGAGCTGGACGAGACTCAACGCGGCCTGCGTTGA
- the mreC gene encoding rod shape-determining protein MreC: MLAVLSVALMVVDARFTLLKPVRSQMSLVLMESYWITDLPQRLWQGVASQFGSRTELVAENEKLKTENLLLQGRMQKLAALTEQNVRLRELLNSSALVNEKVEVAELIGMDPNPFTHRIIINKGERDGVVLGQPVLDARGLMGQVVELMPYTSRVLLLTDTTHSIPVQVNRNGLRAIASGTGNPERLELRHVADTADIKEGDLLVSSGLGQRFPAGYPVATVKEVIHDSGQPFAIVRAVPTAALNRSRYLLLVFSDNRTPEERANDAAVAQEAQDRQGGDSATPTSPAPAPVPATVPKPQVTTPAATPPATTPAAAPAATPAKPAAHQPAARQPASQPAKPATKPPASTPAATPATRGAREE; encoded by the coding sequence GTGTTGGCCGTGCTATCGGTTGCGCTGATGGTGGTGGATGCCCGTTTCACGCTGCTCAAGCCAGTGCGCAGCCAGATGTCGCTGGTGTTGATGGAGTCCTACTGGATCACCGACCTGCCGCAACGGTTGTGGCAGGGTGTGGCCAGTCAATTTGGCAGCCGGACCGAACTGGTCGCCGAAAACGAAAAACTCAAGACCGAAAACCTGCTGTTGCAGGGGCGCATGCAGAAGCTGGCGGCCCTCACCGAGCAGAACGTTCGGCTGCGCGAATTGCTCAACTCCTCCGCGCTGGTCAACGAGAAGGTCGAAGTGGCCGAGTTGATCGGCATGGACCCCAACCCGTTCACCCACCGCATCATCATCAACAAGGGCGAGCGCGACGGCGTGGTCCTCGGCCAGCCGGTGCTCGATGCCCGTGGCCTGATGGGGCAGGTGGTTGAGTTGATGCCCTATACCTCTCGTGTCCTGCTGTTGACCGACACCACCCACAGCATTCCCGTGCAGGTCAATCGCAACGGCTTGCGGGCGATTGCCAGCGGTACCGGCAACCCGGAACGCCTGGAGCTGCGGCATGTGGCCGACACCGCCGACATCAAGGAAGGCGACCTGCTGGTCAGCTCCGGCCTCGGCCAGCGATTCCCTGCCGGTTATCCGGTGGCGACGGTCAAGGAAGTGATCCACGATTCCGGCCAGCCGTTTGCCATCGTGCGCGCGGTGCCGACCGCCGCGCTGAATCGCAGCCGTTACCTGCTGCTGGTGTTCAGCGACAACCGCACGCCTGAAGAACGAGCCAATGATGCTGCCGTGGCCCAGGAAGCCCAGGATCGGCAGGGCGGCGATTCGGCCACCCCGACGTCACCCGCCCCTGCACCTGTCCCGGCTACCGTGCCCAAGCCTCAGGTGACAACGCCTGCCGCGACGCCGCCGGCCACCACGCCCGCGGCGGCACCCGCCGCGACACCTGCCAAACCGGCCGCTCACCAGCCGGCTGCCCGCCAGCCGGCGAGTCAACCTGCGAAGCCCGCGACCAAGCCACCGGCCTCGACGCCCGCCGCTACGCCTGCCACCAGGGGAGCACGAGAAGAATGA
- a CDS encoding YhdP family protein, whose product MERLTRLLATLTRWGLGLCALLLVLLALYVSLGRELVPLVAEYRGELETRASEALGMPVHVGSLDGSWSALAPILAARDVVVGDGANALHLDQVRVVPDLWDSLLTRQVRIAHLEVSGLKISLKEGADGKWALEGLPVRDDQPLDPQQLLNRMQIVSKLSVLDSQVTLQPLDQPPLSLTYVGLSLRTGPTRQRLDARLTLPDGQPVAMNVRARIRASDWKNGEADAYLSLPQSDWSKWLPKRLTQQWNFSEIKAGGEFWLSWGAGTVQSAAVRLNAPQLQGAYADRKPVQIQNLALNGYFQRGSEGFNATLDTLAMSLGETRWESRLQLQQSEATDKAEERWHLEADRLDLTPLTPLLNALAPLPEGLATAIDRLKVTGGLRNVLVDFRPQNTGDQKVSFATNLDTVGFDAYHGAPAARNVSGSLSGDLGGGELRMDSKDFSLHLAPIFAKPWQYLQANARLTWKLDKQGFTLIAPYLKVLGEEGRIAGDFLIRLHFDHSQEDYMDLRVGLVDGDGRYTGKYLPAVLSPALDEWLRTAIVKGAVDEGFFQYQGSLNKGAEDAARSISLFFKVHDAELAFQPGWPSVSKVSGDVFVEDSGVRIFASQGQLLDTQVKDVSVNIPHVPTGQSSHLLLDGGFAGGLGDGLKILQTAPIGTAETFAGWEGDGALQGSVKLDIPLVKGEQPKILVDFATDKARLKLSEPALELTELKGDFRFDSSKGLSGKNIAARAFDRPVTAQIFAEGRAGALNTRVTASGRVEVKKLTDWLSVTQPLPVSGVVPYQLQVILDGADSQLSVSSNLKGVAVDLPAPFGMAADVGRDTVFRMTLQGPERRYWVNYGDLASFTYAAPSGKVADGRGELLLGSGDAVLPGGRGLRLRGTLSELDVSPWQELLGKYAGQDPGGSARQVLSSADLKVGKLTAMGTTLDQASVQLDRKPDAWALRLDSQQAKGSVSLPDAKAAPIGIKLDYVRLPAVDPTVQADENAPDPLATVDPSKIPAMDIAIDQLFQGPDLIGAWSLKVRPTGKGIALNELDMGLKGMVLSGNGAWEGVPGSTSSWYKGRIKGKNLADVLKGWGFAPSVTSQEFRLDVDGRWPGSPAWVATKRFSGSLDASLSKGQFVEVEGSAQALRVFGLLNFNSIGRRLRLDFSDLFGKGLSYDRVKGLLVASDGVYVTREPITLAGPSSNLELNGTLDMVTDRVDAKLLVTLPVTNNLPIAALIVGAPAVGGALFLIDKLIGDRVARFASVRYDVKGPWKEPKISFDKPF is encoded by the coding sequence ATGGAGCGCCTGACACGTCTTTTGGCTACGCTGACGCGCTGGGGGCTGGGCTTGTGTGCACTGTTGCTGGTGCTGCTGGCGTTGTACGTCAGCCTCGGTCGGGAACTGGTCCCGCTGGTGGCCGAATACCGCGGTGAGCTGGAGACCCGGGCCAGCGAAGCCTTGGGCATGCCCGTGCACGTTGGCAGCCTCGACGGGAGCTGGAGCGCCCTGGCGCCTATATTGGCGGCGCGTGACGTCGTGGTTGGCGACGGTGCCAATGCCTTGCACCTGGATCAAGTGCGCGTCGTGCCCGATCTATGGGACAGCCTGCTGACGCGTCAGGTGCGCATCGCTCATCTGGAAGTGAGTGGGCTGAAGATCAGCCTCAAGGAAGGCGCCGACGGCAAGTGGGCCTTGGAAGGCCTGCCAGTGCGGGACGACCAGCCCCTTGATCCGCAGCAGTTGCTGAACCGGATGCAAATCGTCTCGAAGCTGTCGGTGCTCGACAGCCAAGTTACCTTGCAACCTTTGGATCAGCCACCGCTGAGCCTGACCTACGTTGGCCTGAGCCTGCGCACCGGCCCCACGCGCCAACGATTGGATGCCCGCCTGACCCTGCCTGACGGCCAACCCGTGGCGATGAATGTGCGTGCCCGGATCCGAGCCAGCGACTGGAAGAATGGCGAGGCTGATGCCTACCTGAGCCTGCCGCAAAGCGATTGGTCCAAATGGCTGCCGAAACGCCTGACCCAACAATGGAATTTTTCCGAGATCAAGGCCGGTGGTGAGTTCTGGCTCAGTTGGGGGGCGGGCACCGTGCAAAGCGCGGCGGTGCGACTGAACGCGCCGCAGTTGCAGGGCGCCTATGCCGACCGCAAACCGGTACAGATCCAGAATCTGGCCCTCAACGGCTACTTTCAACGCGGCAGCGAAGGGTTCAATGCGACGCTCGACACCCTGGCGATGAGCCTGGGCGAGACCCGTTGGGAATCGCGCTTGCAGCTACAACAAAGCGAAGCCACCGATAAGGCCGAGGAGCGCTGGCACCTGGAGGCCGATCGTCTCGACCTGACACCGCTGACGCCGTTGCTCAATGCCTTGGCGCCGTTGCCCGAGGGCCTCGCCACGGCGATCGATCGGCTCAAGGTGACCGGTGGCCTGCGTAACGTGCTGGTGGACTTTCGTCCACAGAACACTGGCGACCAGAAAGTCAGCTTTGCCACCAACCTGGATACGGTGGGCTTTGACGCCTATCACGGTGCTCCGGCGGCGCGCAACGTTTCCGGCAGCCTCAGCGGTGACCTGGGCGGCGGCGAACTGCGCATGGACAGCAAGGATTTCTCCCTGCACCTGGCGCCGATCTTCGCCAAGCCCTGGCAATACCTGCAAGCCAACGCCCGGTTGACCTGGAAGCTCGACAAGCAGGGCTTCACCCTGATCGCGCCCTACCTGAAGGTGCTGGGGGAGGAAGGCCGGATTGCCGGCGATTTCCTGATCCGCCTGCATTTCGACCACAGCCAGGAAGACTACATGGACCTGCGGGTCGGCCTGGTGGATGGCGACGGACGCTATACCGGCAAGTACCTGCCGGCCGTCCTCAGCCCGGCGCTGGACGAGTGGCTGCGCACGGCAATCGTCAAGGGCGCGGTGGACGAAGGTTTTTTCCAATACCAGGGTTCGCTGAACAAAGGTGCCGAGGACGCAGCCCGCAGCATCAGCCTGTTTTTCAAGGTGCATGACGCCGAACTGGCCTTCCAGCCGGGCTGGCCTTCCGTCAGCAAGGTCAGCGGCGACGTGTTTGTCGAAGACAGTGGCGTGCGCATTTTCGCCAGCCAGGGGCAACTGCTCGATACCCAGGTAAAAGATGTTTCGGTGAACATTCCCCACGTGCCCACCGGGCAGAGCTCTCATCTGCTGCTGGATGGCGGGTTTGCCGGTGGATTGGGCGATGGGCTGAAGATCCTCCAGACCGCGCCTATCGGTACGGCCGAGACGTTCGCCGGTTGGGAAGGCGACGGTGCGCTGCAGGGCAGCGTGAAGCTCGATATCCCGCTGGTCAAAGGCGAGCAACCGAAAATCCTGGTGGATTTTGCCACCGACAAGGCCCGACTCAAGCTAAGCGAGCCGGCGCTCGAGTTGACCGAACTCAAGGGTGATTTCCGCTTCGACAGCAGCAAGGGATTGAGCGGCAAGAACATCGCGGCCAGGGCGTTCGATCGACCTGTGACTGCACAGATTTTTGCCGAGGGCCGCGCCGGTGCGCTCAATACGCGAGTGACGGCGTCGGGGCGGGTCGAGGTGAAGAAACTCACCGATTGGCTGAGCGTGACCCAGCCATTGCCTGTCTCCGGGGTGGTTCCGTATCAACTGCAAGTGATCCTCGACGGCGCCGACAGCCAGTTGTCGGTCAGCTCCAACCTCAAGGGTGTGGCGGTGGACTTGCCGGCACCCTTCGGGATGGCCGCCGATGTCGGGCGCGACACGGTGTTCCGCATGACGCTGCAGGGGCCGGAGCGGCGTTATTGGGTCAATTACGGCGACCTGGCCAGTTTCACTTATGCCGCGCCGAGTGGAAAGGTCGCCGACGGTCGTGGTGAATTGCTGCTGGGTTCCGGTGATGCAGTATTGCCTGGCGGCAGGGGATTGCGACTGCGTGGCACGCTGTCGGAACTGGACGTGAGCCCCTGGCAGGAACTGCTGGGCAAATACGCAGGCCAGGATCCGGGCGGCAGTGCCCGACAAGTGCTCAGCAGCGCCGACCTGAAAGTGGGCAAGCTCACGGCCATGGGTACGACGCTGGACCAGGCTTCGGTGCAGTTGGACCGCAAACCGGATGCCTGGGCCCTGCGGCTTGACAGCCAGCAGGCCAAGGGCAGCGTCAGCCTGCCGGACGCGAAAGCCGCCCCGATCGGCATCAAGCTGGATTATGTGCGCCTGCCGGCTGTGGACCCGACGGTCCAGGCCGATGAAAACGCCCCGGATCCTCTGGCCACGGTCGATCCCAGCAAGATTCCGGCGATGGATATTGCCATCGACCAGTTGTTCCAAGGCCCTGATCTGATTGGCGCCTGGTCATTGAAGGTGCGCCCTACCGGCAAGGGTATCGCGTTGAACGAGTTGGACATGGGCCTCAAAGGCATGGTGTTGAGCGGCAATGGCGCCTGGGAAGGCGTACCCGGTTCCACCAGCAGTTGGTACAAGGGCCGTATCAAGGGCAAGAACCTGGCTGATGTTTTGAAAGGGTGGGGGTTCGCGCCGAGCGTGACCAGCCAGGAATTCCGCCTGGATGTGGACGGTCGTTGGCCCGGCTCGCCCGCCTGGGTTGCCACCAAGCGTTTCTCCGGCAGTCTCGATGCGTCATTGAGCAAGGGCCAGTTCGTTGAGGTTGAAGGCAGCGCCCAGGCTTTGCGGGTATTTGGCCTGTTGAACTTCAACTCCATCGGTCGGCGCTTGCGCCTGGATTTTTCCGACCTGTTCGGCAAAGGACTGAGCTACGACCGGGTCAAGGGGTTGCTGGTGGCGAGCGACGGCGTGTACGTCACGCGCGAGCCCATCACCCTGGCGGGGCCGTCGAGCAACCTTGAGCTCAACGGTACGCTGGACATGGTCACCGACCGGGTAGACGCCAAGCTGTTGGTGACCTTGCCGGTGACGAACAACCTGCCGATCGCCGCGCTGATCGTCGGGGCGCCGGCGGTGGGCGGGGCGCTGTTTTTGATCGACAAGCTGATCGGTGACCGCGTGGCGCGTTTTGCCAGCGTAAGATATGACGTCAAGGGGCCGTGGAAAGAACCGAAGATCAGCTTCGACAAACCGTTTTGA
- the rng gene encoding ribonuclease G, whose protein sequence is MSEEILINITPMESRVAVVENGVLQEVHVERTQKRGIVGNIYKGKVVRVLPGMQAAFVDIGLDRAAFIHASEISMREGPAVESISALVHEGQSLVVQVTKDPIGSKGARLTTQLSIPSRYLVYMPRTAHVGISLKIEDEAERERLKKVVSDCVEKEGIKEAGGFILRTAAEGAGADEILMDIRYLRRLWDQIAAQIKTIATPSVIYEDLGLALRTLRDLVSPKIEKIRIDSRETFQRTTQFVAELMPEIADRLEHYPGERPIFDLYGVEDEIQRALERKVPLKSGGYLVVDPAEAMSTIDVNTGAFVGHRNLEETIFKTNLEAATAIARQLRLRNLGGIIIIDFIDMEDEEHQRQVLRTLEKQLERDHAKTNIIGITELGLVQMTRKRTRESLEQVLCEPCSSCQGRGKLKTPETVCYEIFREILREARAYQATGYRVLANQKVVDRLLDEESGNVAELEAFIGRTIRFQVETMYSQEQYDVVLL, encoded by the coding sequence ATGAGTGAAGAGATCCTGATCAACATCACGCCGATGGAATCGCGCGTGGCGGTGGTTGAAAACGGTGTCCTGCAAGAGGTCCATGTCGAGCGTACGCAGAAACGTGGCATTGTCGGGAATATCTACAAGGGCAAGGTGGTGCGTGTGCTGCCGGGCATGCAGGCGGCCTTCGTCGACATCGGGCTGGATCGAGCGGCATTCATTCATGCGTCGGAAATTTCCATGCGCGAAGGGCCGGCCGTGGAGAGCATCAGTGCGCTGGTCCATGAGGGGCAGAGCCTCGTCGTGCAAGTCACCAAGGACCCCATCGGCTCCAAGGGCGCGCGCCTGACCACCCAACTGTCGATTCCATCGCGCTACCTCGTGTATATGCCGCGCACGGCCCATGTCGGCATTTCCCTGAAGATCGAAGACGAAGCCGAGCGCGAGCGTCTCAAGAAAGTCGTCAGCGATTGTGTGGAGAAAGAAGGGATCAAGGAGGCGGGCGGCTTCATCCTGCGCACCGCAGCCGAAGGCGCCGGCGCCGATGAGATCCTCATGGATATCCGCTACCTGCGCAGGCTCTGGGACCAGATCGCCGCGCAGATCAAGACCATCGCCACCCCCAGCGTGATCTACGAAGACCTCGGCCTGGCGCTGCGGACCCTGCGCGACCTGGTCAGCCCGAAGATCGAGAAGATTCGCATCGATTCCCGGGAAACCTTCCAGCGAACCACCCAATTTGTCGCCGAACTGATGCCGGAAATTGCCGATCGCCTGGAACACTACCCAGGCGAACGGCCGATTTTCGACCTCTACGGTGTCGAAGATGAAATCCAGCGTGCGCTGGAGCGCAAGGTGCCGCTCAAGTCTGGCGGTTACCTGGTGGTCGATCCGGCCGAGGCGATGAGCACCATCGACGTCAACACCGGTGCCTTTGTCGGTCATCGCAATCTCGAGGAGACCATCTTCAAGACCAATCTTGAAGCGGCGACCGCCATTGCCCGGCAACTGCGCCTGCGTAACCTTGGCGGGATCATCATTATCGATTTCATCGACATGGAAGATGAAGAGCACCAGCGCCAGGTACTGCGCACGTTGGAAAAACAGTTGGAGCGCGATCACGCCAAGACCAACATCATCGGCATCACCGAGCTGGGCCTGGTGCAGATGACCCGCAAGCGCACCCGCGAAAGCCTGGAGCAGGTGCTGTGCGAACCGTGCAGCAGTTGCCAGGGGCGGGGCAAGCTCAAGACCCCGGAAACCGTGTGTTACGAAATCTTCCGGGAAATTCTCCGGGAGGCGCGCGCCTACCAGGCCACTGGCTATAGAGTGTTGGCGAACCAGAAAGTGGTGGACCGTCTGCTCGATGAGGAGTCAGGCAACGTGGCGGAACTGGAGGCTTTTATCGGACGCACGATTCGTTTCCAGGTGGAAACCATGTACTCCCAGGAACAATACGACGTGGTGTTGCTCTGA
- the tldD gene encoding metalloprotease TldD, with protein MSGLLSSVSEHLLAPGGVTLESLQGVLGDLAGPGIDAADLYFQGQISESWSLEDGIVKEGSFNLDQGVGVRAQSGEKTGFAYSNAITLEALGAAARAARSISRAGQNGTVQAFSSQDVAQLYAPDNPLEVMSRAEKVELLKRIDVATRALDPRIQQVSVSMAGVWERILVASTDGGLAADVRPLVRFNVSVIVEQNGRRERGGHGGGGRTDYRYFLSEDRAMGYAREALRQALVNLEAIPAPAGTLPVVLGSGWSGVLLHEAVGHGLEGDFNRKGSSAYSGRMGEMVASKLCTIVDDGTLAGRRGSLSVDDEGTPTECTTLIENGVLKGYMQDKLNARLMGVARTGNGRRESYAHLPMPRMTNTYMLGGQSDPAEIIASVKKGIYCANLGGGQVDITSGKFVFSTSEAYLIEDGKITAPVKGATLIGNGPEAMSKVSMVGNDLALDSGVGTCGKDGQSVPVGVGQPTLKIDAITVGGTGA; from the coding sequence ATGAGCGGGTTGTTGTCCTCAGTCAGTGAACACCTTTTGGCCCCCGGCGGCGTGACCCTGGAAAGTCTGCAAGGCGTGCTGGGCGACCTGGCCGGTCCGGGCATCGATGCCGCCGACCTGTATTTCCAGGGCCAGATCTCCGAGTCATGGTCGCTGGAAGACGGCATCGTCAAGGAAGGCAGTTTCAACCTCGACCAAGGCGTGGGCGTGCGGGCCCAGTCCGGGGAAAAGACCGGTTTCGCCTACAGCAATGCGATCACCCTCGAAGCACTCGGCGCCGCCGCCCGTGCCGCTCGTTCGATCTCCCGGGCCGGGCAGAATGGCACGGTCCAGGCGTTCAGCAGCCAGGACGTGGCCCAGCTATATGCACCGGACAATCCGTTGGAAGTCATGAGCCGTGCCGAGAAAGTCGAACTGCTCAAGCGTATCGACGTGGCGACCCGCGCCCTTGACCCGCGTATCCAGCAGGTTTCGGTGAGCATGGCTGGGGTCTGGGAGCGGATCCTGGTGGCGTCGACCGACGGTGGCCTGGCGGCGGACGTGCGACCGCTGGTGCGCTTCAACGTCAGCGTGATCGTCGAGCAGAACGGCCGGCGCGAGCGCGGCGGTCATGGCGGCGGCGGGCGTACCGACTACCGTTATTTCCTCAGCGAAGACCGCGCCATGGGCTACGCCCGCGAGGCGCTGCGCCAGGCGCTGGTCAACCTGGAAGCGATCCCGGCCCCGGCCGGCACCTTGCCCGTGGTGCTCGGCTCCGGCTGGTCCGGCGTGTTGTTGCACGAAGCCGTCGGCCACGGCCTGGAAGGTGACTTCAATCGCAAGGGCAGCTCGGCCTACAGCGGACGCATGGGCGAAATGGTTGCCTCGAAACTCTGCACCATTGTCGATGACGGAACCCTGGCCGGCCGTCGTGGCTCCCTGAGCGTCGATGACGAGGGCACCCCGACCGAGTGCACCACCTTGATCGAGAACGGCGTGCTCAAAGGCTACATGCAAGACAAGCTCAATGCCCGCCTCATGGGCGTGGCCCGCACCGGCAATGGTCGTCGCGAATCCTACGCACACCTGCCGATGCCGCGCATGACCAATACCTACATGCTGGGCGGCCAGAGCGATCCGGCGGAAATCATCGCGTCGGTGAAGAAGGGCATCTATTGCGCCAACCTCGGCGGCGGCCAGGTGGACATCACCAGTGGCAAGTTCGTGTTTTCCACCAGCGAGGCCTACCTGATCGAAGATGGCAAGATCACTGCGCCAGTCAAGGGTGCGACCTTGATCGGCAACGGGCCGGAGGCAATGAGCAAGGTGTCGATGGTCGGTAACGACCTGGCGCTGGACAGTGGCGTGGGCACATGCGGAAAGGACGGGCAGTCGGTGCCGGTGGGCGTCGGCCAGCCGACCCTGAAGATCGATGCGATTACCGTGGGTGGCACGGGGGCATGA